One Thermococcus sp. M36 genomic window, CATGAGCCTTATTCTCTCGGCTGCATCCTTCGCCTTGTCCGAGATGTTGCTGAGCGTTCTGGCGATGTTAAGGATGTAGAACCCGTCGCCCCAGCTGAGCTTATCGGCGTTCTCGAAGACGAGCTGCATGAGCTTTGTGTCGAGACCGTCTATCTTGTTCTCAACGCTCTCTATCTGCCTGATTATTTCGTACTCCCTCTTTATCTCGCCCTCGGTAAAGCCGCTCTCGATGACTCTATCCATTTGGACTATGGCCTCGTGGACGAGCTTTGCAGCCTTAATGCTCTCCATGCCCATCTGGAGGATTACCTCCTTGACCTCCACCGGAAGCTCGCCGGGCTCCTTGATGAGCAGCCACTTGGCCGTATCCTCGGCGGCATCGGCAACCTTGTCCTGCATGTGGAGGTAGATGAGCACGTCCTCCCTCGCAACGGCCATCATGAGCTTCGAGCTGAGGGAATCCCTTATCTCCTCCTTTATCCTGTCGGCGACGTCCTCAAGGCGGTCAACCTCGACGGCTATCTTTTTCATCTCCTCGTAATCCCCATCATACCAGTGCTGAAGCGCCTTTTCAAGGGTCTCAACGGTGTTAAGCACAACCTCTGAGTGCTTTATGAGGGGCTTGAAGGGGCTCTTGGCGAAGAGCTTGGTCCAGACCTGCATGGTATCACCCCACGAACATAAGGAACTTGAATATGGCCGCGCTTATCAGACCCGCGACCGGAACGGTAACGAACCAGGAGATTATTATGTCCCTAACGATGTTCTTGTTTATTGCCTTTACTCCCCTGGCAAGGCCTATCCCTATGACGGCTCCAACGACGGTGTGGGTGGTCGATATCGGAAGACCCATCCAGCTCGCCACGAGGACGACGGTTGCAGCCGAGAAATCAATGGTGAATCCACGCGTGTTGGTGAGTTCGGTTATCTTCTTTCCTACGGTCTCCATAACTCTGTATCCGTACGTTGCGACACCTATTGCTATTCCTAGGCCACCGAGCGCCAGTATCCACTTGGGGACGGGAACCTTCATGCCGCTCAGTCCCATCGTTGCCACTGCGTAAACGGCTGCCACAGGCCCTATCGCGTTTGCGACGTCGTTGGCACCGTGTGCAAGGGCAACGTAGCCAGAGGTAACCACCTGTGCCTTCTTGAATATCGCCTCAACTCCTATGAATGGGTCGCTGCTCGGGAAGCGGAGTTTTATGAGGAGGTACGTTATAACGAACACGATTATACCGAGCGGGACACCGTACATGAAAACGCCCGTCTTGAGGTCCTTCCCGTGGAGAACCTTGATGTAGAACATGGTTCCTATGACCACGAAGGCCAGCCCAATCCAGAAGGGCGACCAGATGCGGGCGCTTCTGACCGGGTCTTTCCTCTCAAATATGCTCTTGGTCAGCGCCTTGAATATGAAGTAGGCCATTATGGCACCGACTATCGGCGAGAGAATCCAGCTGAGAACCACCTGCGTCATCTTGCCCCAGTTGACTATGGCCGTTCCGGCGTAGACTATTCCATAGCCCGCTATGCCGCCTATGATGGAATGGGTGGTCGAGACCGGCAGACCGAACTTTGTTGCGATGATAAGCCATACTGTTGCCGCCAGGAGCGCAGCCACGGAACCGTAGACGAGAACCATCGGGTCGGTTATCATCGTCGGGTCAAGAATGCCTTTCCTTATCGTCTCGGTGACGCTCTTGCCGAAGAAGTAGGCTCCAGTGAATTCAAGGACTCCGGCTATGATGACCGCCTGCTTCGGTGTTATCGCATTCGCACCGACGGCAGTGCTCATCGAGTTGGCGGCATCGTTTGCACCTATCGCCCATGCCATTGCAAAGCCCAGAATGATCGTTACCAGCAACCACGGCTCCACCTGCATCACCGTGGGGAGCTAAGTGGTGCTATATAAATATCTTGCCGCAGTAGAATATAGTTGTGTGGGAGTCTCTATATAGGGATAAATAGAATAAATAGAAGAGCGCAGGGTTAAGGCTCCACCTTCACGGGCTCGGCCGTTATGTTCCCCGAGGAACCCATAACGAGCCTGGCGTAGTGGTAGAAGCCGCCCTCGTCCGGTTTGGCGTAGAGCGGTGCCCCACCGCCGCCGGTGACTATGTACCTGACACCCTCTATCGTGCCGTCCCAGAAGATGTGGATGTGGCTGAACACTCCAAAGGCATCGTACTCCTTCATGAGCTGGAGGAGCTTCTTGCCGTCCATGTAGTTCATGCCGTGGTTCCCGCTGGGCCTCGGGTCAACTGGGGGGGCGTGCATGACGATGACGGGCTTCTTGCCAAGGCTCTTAGCCCTTTCGAGCTTGTCCCTAAGCCACGCCCACTGCTCGTCGCTCAGCCCGTAGTCGTTCTCAATGTTGTTCATGAAGATATAGTAGTAATCCCCGAGGACGAAGGAGTAGTCCGTTGGGCCGAAGAGCATGTGGTAGACGTTTATCCCTTCACCGCGGTACTCGTGGTTGCCAACGGCTATGAAGACCGGTTTGTTCCACTTCCAGTTCTTCATCAGCTCGCCCCACTCGTCCACCTTGCCGGAATAAACCAGGTCGCCGCCGTCTATTATGAAGACCCCATCGTCAGCGTTCATGGCATCCCGCACCTTGAGGAACGCCGGAGGAACCTCCTTCCCTCCGTCCGGTCTGTGGTCGCCGAATGCAAGGACGGTATAGTTAGCCAGCTCCTTAGCCTCTATCCTAAAGGAACCCTCCGACGTGCTGAACCTGACCCATGTGTCCCCAACCTCAGCGTTTTCCGGCAGGGTGAGAACGCTCGGGTTGGTGTTCTCTATCACGTAGGTGAGCTCCGCTCCGTTGGGGTTCTTGACTTCCACGCTGACGTTGAAGCTGAGGGAGTATATGTGAACGGTCGAGCCGTTGACGAGCCTTATGAAGCCTCCTTTCACGGTAACATTCTCTCCCTCAACGACGCGCCAGTAGTAGATGAAGGGCTCCATCGTCTTAAATGAGCTCAAGTACCAGTGCTCTCCCTCGTCGGGTATCCCGTTCCAGTTGTTGTCCCCTATGACCTTGAGGAGAATCCCCTCGAACTCGCCGCTCCTCAGGACGTCGCCGGTGTTTATCCGCTTCCCCTCCTTCAGCCCCATCGCGTACTCCAGAGCAGCCCCGGCACCGGCCTTGCTCGTCCCGGTGAAGACGAGATAGGCCTTTCCGTCCTTGTTAAAGGCCGCAAAGATGCCTTTGTCCTGGCCGACGAACTTGAGGCCGAGCTTGTAGACGATGTAGCCAAAGTAGTCGTTGACTGTTATCAGTATCGGTCTGCCCTTGAGGATCGGCCGGGCGTCCTCCGGGGAGAGTATCGCTATTCCTCCGTCGTACTGGCTCACCGGGAGGATTTTAGCGTTCGGGAAGTAGTGCTTCGCAAGATCTTCATAACCCTCGCTGGCGTAGACCTTCGACGTGTCCACGATCTCGTACCATCTGGAGAGAACCTGGCCCTTTTCGTAGGACGCGAAGTCAATGCCGCCGGATTCGGCATGAGACACTGTTGGTGAGGTAGCTGACGGGGTTCCTGTCTCAGGGGAAGACGTTGAAGCTGTCCCTCCCGTTGACCCTAGGCATCCGGCCGTCAGGACGATCAAAACCAGCAGGAGTGCAGAAGCAATCTTCTTCATATTGTCCACCTCCAAAAAGTTTGGAGCCGGCGTTTAAAGTCCTTTTGGCCTTCCCGACATACCTGCCGCTGGCCCCGGGCTCGGCAGGTTTAAATAATGATGTCTAAAAGTTCTCTTTGGGTGATGCCATGTTCGTCGGACACTACAGAGACGTCCCGGAAAAGGACACCGGTTTTGATGGGGTGACCATAAGGTGGCTCGTTTCTCCAAAGTTAGGAGCGAAGAACTACGCCATGCGCTACTTCGTCCTCAAGAAGGGCGCCGAAATACCCCTCCACCACCACGACTGGGAGCACGAGATCTTTGTTGTCAGAGGCGAGGGGGTAATAACCAACGGAAAGGAAGAGTTCCATGTTAAGGAGGGAAGCTTCCTCTACGTCCCGCCCAACGAGCCCCACGGCTACAAAGCGACGGGGGAAACG contains:
- a CDS encoding TIGR00153 family protein, with product MQVWTKLFAKSPFKPLIKHSEVVLNTVETLEKALQHWYDGDYEEMKKIAVEVDRLEDVADRIKEEIRDSLSSKLMMAVAREDVLIYLHMQDKVADAAEDTAKWLLIKEPGELPVEVKEVILQMGMESIKAAKLVHEAIVQMDRVIESGFTEGEIKREYEIIRQIESVENKIDGLDTKLMQLVFENADKLSWGDGFYILNIARTLSNISDKAKDAAERIRLMMNK
- a CDS encoding inorganic phosphate transporter; translation: MQVEPWLLVTIILGFAMAWAIGANDAANSMSTAVGANAITPKQAVIIAGVLEFTGAYFFGKSVTETIRKGILDPTMITDPMVLVYGSVAALLAATVWLIIATKFGLPVSTTHSIIGGIAGYGIVYAGTAIVNWGKMTQVVLSWILSPIVGAIMAYFIFKALTKSIFERKDPVRSARIWSPFWIGLAFVVIGTMFYIKVLHGKDLKTGVFMYGVPLGIIVFVITYLLIKLRFPSSDPFIGVEAIFKKAQVVTSGYVALAHGANDVANAIGPVAAVYAVATMGLSGMKVPVPKWILALGGLGIAIGVATYGYRVMETVGKKITELTNTRGFTIDFSAATVVLVASWMGLPISTTHTVVGAVIGIGLARGVKAINKNIVRDIIISWFVTVPVAGLISAAIFKFLMFVG
- a CDS encoding metallophosphoesterase codes for the protein MKKIASALLLVLIVLTAGCLGSTGGTASTSSPETGTPSATSPTVSHAESGGIDFASYEKGQVLSRWYEIVDTSKVYASEGYEDLAKHYFPNAKILPVSQYDGGIAILSPEDARPILKGRPILITVNDYFGYIVYKLGLKFVGQDKGIFAAFNKDGKAYLVFTGTSKAGAGAALEYAMGLKEGKRINTGDVLRSGEFEGILLKVIGDNNWNGIPDEGEHWYLSSFKTMEPFIYYWRVVEGENVTVKGGFIRLVNGSTVHIYSLSFNVSVEVKNPNGAELTYVIENTNPSVLTLPENAEVGDTWVRFSTSEGSFRIEAKELANYTVLAFGDHRPDGGKEVPPAFLKVRDAMNADDGVFIIDGGDLVYSGKVDEWGELMKNWKWNKPVFIAVGNHEYRGEGINVYHMLFGPTDYSFVLGDYYYIFMNNIENDYGLSDEQWAWLRDKLERAKSLGKKPVIVMHAPPVDPRPSGNHGMNYMDGKKLLQLMKEYDAFGVFSHIHIFWDGTIEGVRYIVTGGGGAPLYAKPDEGGFYHYARLVMGSSGNITAEPVKVEP
- a CDS encoding cupin domain-containing protein gives rise to the protein MFVGHYRDVPEKDTGFDGVTIRWLVSPKLGAKNYAMRYFVLKKGAEIPLHHHDWEHEIFVVRGEGVITNGKEEFHVKEGSFLYVPPNEPHGYKATGETFEFLCIIPAKKEAIPEDEWE